One Peromyscus leucopus breed LL Stock chromosome 20, UCI_PerLeu_2.1, whole genome shotgun sequence genomic region harbors:
- the Znf7 gene encoding zinc finger protein 7 isoform X4, translating into MEAAVTFGDVAVHFSREEWQCLDSGQRALYREVMLENHSSVAGLAGFLVFKPELISRLEQGQEPWVLDLQGAEGTAAPWICQTDSTIKTPPKQNCEYMNVPKRQIPGCGDKWDSKVWSENCSGGPGQHLNNETMAPKDTVQDRKELPATVLGSQPDEQRDRVKGTWENCEVCGRVIRPTLNLDPCLEVSVQEKPFRCQECQKQLPDHLEEKCTSNFPGKKPYKCEECGKAFRLCSQLNQHQRIHTGEKPFKCVDCGKAFRLSSKLIQHQRIHTGEKPYRCEECGKTFGQSSSLIHHQRIHTGERPYSCQECGKAFSQQSQLVRHQRTHTGERPYPCPECGKAFSQSSTLAHHQRMHAGERSHLPSASESPSLIAREKKNSVEKPFKCEECGKAFRWVSRLSQHRLIHTGEKPYKCNKCTKAFGCSSRLIRHQRTHTGEKPFKCDECGKGFVQGSHLIQHQRIHTGEKPYVCHDCGKAFSQSSSLIYHQRIHKGEKPYGCIQCGKAFSMSTQLTIHQRVHTGERPYKCSECGKAFSQNSTLFQHQIIHAGVKPYECSECGKAFSRSSYLIEHQRIHTRAQWYYEFGNTVESNAFLNPKKVNTVKTLHQCDDCEKIFRWRSHLVIHQRIHTGEKPYKCSACGKAFNRSSRLTQHQKIHMG; encoded by the exons ATG GAGGCGGCAGTGACGTTTGGCGACGTGGCTGTGCACTTCTCCCGGGAGGAGTGGCAATGTCTGGATTCTGGTCAGAGGGCCCTCTACAGGGAGGTGATGCTGGAGAACCACAGCAGTGTGGCTGGACTAG CAGGATTCCTGGTCTTTAAGCCTGAACTGATCTCTCGGCTGGAACAAGGACAAGAGCCATGGGTCCTTGACCTACAGGGAGCAGAGGGGACAGCGGCACCATGGATTTGCCAGACAG ATTCTACTATTAAAACTCCTCCCAAGCAGAACTGTGAGTATATGAACGTTCCCAAAAGGCAGATTCCTGGCTGTGGAGACAAATGGGATTCTAAGGTCTGGTCAGAGAATTGCTCAGGTGGCCCTGGGCAGCATTTGAATAACGAGACTATGGCTCCCAAGGACACGGTCCAGGATCGTAAGGAGCTACCGGCCACTGTCCTGGGTTCTCAGCCTGATGAACAGAGAGACCGTGTGAAAGGGACGTGGGAAAACTGTGAAGTGTGTGGTAGAGTCATTAGACCAACTTTGAACTTGGATCCATGTCTGGAAGTGAGTGTGCAGGAGAAACCATTCAGATGTCAGGAGTGCCAAAAACAACTACCTGACCACTTAGAGGAGAAATGCACAAGTAACTTCCCTGGGAAGAAGCCTTACAAATGTgaggaatgtgggaaagccttcaggcTGTGTTCACAACTCAATCAGCATCAGagaatccacactggagagaaaccatttaAGTGTGTGGATTGTGGGAAAGCCTTCCGCCTGAGCTCAAAACTGATTCAGCATCAAAGAATCCATACGGGAGAGAAGCCTTACAGATGTGAGGAATGTGGGAAAACCTTCGGGCAGAGCTCAAGCCTtatccatcatcagagaatcCACACAGGAGAAAGGCCTTATAGTTGTCaagagtgtgggaaagccttcagccAGCAGTCCCAGCTGGTCAGACACCAGAGGACTCACACCGGGGAGAGGCCCTACCCCTGCCCGGAGTGTGGCAAGGCCTTCAGCCAGAGCTCGACTCTAGCCCATCATCAGAGGATGCATGCTGGGGAGAGATCTCACTTGCCAAGCGCTTCAGAGAGCCCAAGCCTTATTGCCCGTGAGAAAAAGAACAGTGTGGAGAAGCCATTTAAGTGTGAGGAGTGCGGGAAGGCTTTCAGGTGGGTCTCCCGCCTGAGCCAGCACCGGCTgatccacactggagagaagccctataaGTGTAACAAGTGTACAAAGGCCTTTGGTTGCAGCTCACGGCTCATTCGCCACCAGAGAACTCACACGGGAGAAAAACCGTTTAAGTGTGATGAGTGTGGGAAGGGCTTTGTCCAGGGCTCCCATCTTATTCAGCATCAGCGAATCCACACGGGAGAGAAGCCTTATGTGTGCCATGACTGCGGGAAAGCCTTCAGCCAGAGCTCCAGTCTCATCTACCACCAGAGGATTCACAAGGGAGAGAAGCCATATGGATGCATCcaatgtggaaaagccttcagTATGAGCACACAGCTCACCATCCACCAGAGGGTTCACACCGGGGAGAGACCCTATAAGTGTAGTGAGTGTGGAAAAGCCTTCAGTCAGAATTCCACCCTTTTCCAACACCAGATAATCCATGCTGGAGTGAAGCCCTATGAGTGTAGTGAGTGCGGGAAGGCCTTCAGTCGGAGCTCATACCTTATTGAACACCAGAGAATCCACACGAGAGCCCAGTGGTACTATGAATTTGGAAACACCGTTGAAAGTAACGCCTTTTTGAACCCTAAAAAAGTGAACACTGTAAAAACATTGCACCAGTGTGATGACTGTGAGAAGATATTCAGGTGGCGTTCACACCTGGTTATACACCAGAGGATTCACACCggagagaagccttacaaatgtagtgCTTGTGGTAAAGCTTTTAATCGGAGCTCCAGGCTCACTCAGCACCAGAAGATTCACATGGGATAA